One Falsarthrobacter nasiphocae DNA segment encodes these proteins:
- a CDS encoding winged helix-turn-helix domain-containing protein, producing the protein MPTTSGYVHVSRRVSHVSQEANSSVYGAQVGVGRPAGPYGAAHVGNGVVLTAPAAVVATPPAEPGSGLPDAVARGFVIYVGLSEQTAHEAGLSLTRVAQQARAYIHELVPQAESHAAVALAPTDAAGDDLEIVRRALGDPGMPPRPAPRRKPSQEEKEKSSKVVSVAGVLIDLARREVYLDGVPLSLTFKEFELIFLLVENQHRVVSREEMLTEIWGAVGEQPSLRTIDVHIRRLRTKLGRLSGAVRTVRGEGYRFFEHPEVVVWTAPEYYI; encoded by the coding sequence ATGCCCACCACTTCCGGCTACGTCCATGTCTCCCGGCGCGTGAGTCACGTGTCGCAGGAAGCGAATAGCTCCGTCTACGGCGCTCAGGTGGGGGTGGGGCGGCCCGCGGGCCCCTATGGGGCGGCCCATGTGGGCAACGGGGTGGTCCTGACGGCGCCAGCCGCCGTCGTCGCAACCCCTCCCGCAGAGCCGGGGTCGGGGCTGCCGGACGCGGTGGCGCGCGGGTTTGTCATCTACGTGGGGCTCAGCGAGCAGACCGCGCATGAGGCCGGATTGTCCCTGACCCGGGTGGCGCAGCAGGCGCGGGCCTACATTCATGAGCTCGTCCCGCAGGCGGAGTCTCACGCGGCCGTGGCCCTCGCTCCGACGGACGCGGCGGGGGACGACCTCGAGATCGTCCGCCGCGCCCTGGGGGACCCGGGGATGCCTCCCCGTCCCGCCCCGCGGAGGAAGCCGAGCCAGGAGGAGAAGGAGAAGTCCTCCAAGGTGGTCTCCGTCGCGGGTGTCCTCATTGACCTCGCCCGCCGGGAGGTCTACCTCGACGGCGTTCCGCTGAGCCTGACGTTCAAGGAATTCGAGCTCATTTTCCTCCTTGTGGAGAATCAGCACCGCGTGGTGAGCCGTGAGGAGATGCTCACGGAGATCTGGGGCGCGGTGGGGGAGCAGCCCAGTCTGCGAACCATTGATGTCCATATCCGGCGGCTGCGCACCAAACTGGGCCGGCTCTCGGGCGCGGTGCGAACGGTGCGCGGCGAGGGGTACCGTTTCTTTGAGCACCCGGAGGTCGTCGTATGGA
- the upp gene encoding uracil phosphoribosyltransferase has protein sequence MRTLVVDHPLVAHKLTVLRDVRTPSLVFRKLTEELVTLLAYEATRDVKTVPVEIETPVTRTVGTAFAKPTPLVVPILRAGLGMLEGMIRLVPTAEVGFLGMARNEETLDIITYAERLPEDLTGRQVFVLDPMLATGGTLKEAVRFLLKRGAESVTCLCLLAAPEGLKVLEDELDGLPVSLVLASIDERLNEKSYIVPGLGDAGDRLYGVAG, from the coding sequence ATGCGCACTCTCGTCGTCGACCACCCCCTCGTCGCCCACAAGCTCACCGTGCTTCGCGACGTGCGGACGCCCTCCCTCGTCTTCCGGAAGCTCACGGAGGAGCTCGTGACGCTGCTGGCGTACGAGGCCACGCGGGACGTCAAGACGGTCCCCGTCGAGATCGAGACGCCCGTGACTCGCACCGTGGGCACGGCGTTTGCGAAGCCGACACCCCTCGTAGTCCCGATTCTTCGGGCGGGCCTCGGCATGCTGGAGGGCATGATCCGCCTGGTCCCCACCGCGGAGGTCGGATTCCTCGGCATGGCTCGTAACGAGGAGACGCTGGACATCATCACCTACGCGGAGCGCCTGCCTGAGGACCTGACGGGCCGCCAGGTGTTCGTCTTGGATCCCATGCTGGCCACGGGCGGCACGCTCAAGGAGGCTGTCCGCTTCCTGCTCAAGCGCGGCGCCGAGTCCGTCACGTGCCTGTGCCTTCTCGCCGCGCCGGAGGGCCTCAAGGTCCTTGAGGACGAGCTGGACGGCCTGCCTGTCTCGCTGGTTCTCGCGTCGATTGACGAGCGCCTCAACGAGAAGTCGTACATCGTGCCCGGCCTCGGCGATGCGGGTGATCGGCTCTACGGGGTGGCGGGCTAG
- the tadA gene encoding tRNA adenosine(34) deaminase TadA yields MSSPRQPAPNGPPPSDAQARAWMGLALDEARRAPAAGDVPIGAVVVSPEGHVLGAGYNQRERDGDPTAHAEVIALRDAVRAMGDSWRLEDCTLVVTLEPCAMCAGAIVLSRVRRVIFGAWDEKAGAAGSVFDVLREPRLNHFVEVIPRVREDECAELLRGFFRGLRGA; encoded by the coding sequence ATGAGCTCCCCTAGACAGCCGGCCCCCAACGGGCCGCCCCCGTCTGACGCACAGGCCCGGGCCTGGATGGGTCTCGCCCTCGACGAGGCCCGGCGTGCGCCGGCGGCGGGGGACGTGCCGATAGGCGCCGTCGTCGTCAGCCCTGAGGGCCACGTCCTGGGGGCGGGGTACAACCAGAGGGAGCGAGACGGCGACCCGACCGCCCACGCCGAAGTCATTGCGCTGCGAGACGCCGTGCGGGCGATGGGCGACTCGTGGCGGCTTGAGGACTGCACGCTCGTGGTCACGCTGGAGCCGTGCGCAATGTGCGCGGGGGCGATTGTCCTGTCCCGGGTGCGACGCGTGATTTTCGGGGCGTGGGACGAGAAGGCCGGGGCGGCGGGGAGCGTTTTCGACGTGCTGCGCGAGCCGCGGCTCAACCATTTTGTGGAGGTCATTCCCCGCGTCAGGGAGGACGAGTGCGCCGAGCTGCTCCGCGGCTTCTTCCGGGGCCTCCGCGGCGCGTAG
- a CDS encoding IS1249 family transposase, producing MPLPANRPRCGVCAQTLIKNGTTSAGRPRYRCSSCGASTTPARRGDLTRAHQIHRFEDWLLGRTTQGEHGPARTFRRQHAWCWNVAPEPVLTGEVHRVLMLDGTYFNTWCALVAYTGEHVVAWQFCDREKRASWAALLEMIPAPDIVIVDGNAAALTVIGELWPATRVQRCLFHLLHRVDEHLTRRPVLQAGRQLRSLARALPKVSSLDQAASWEASLAAWHGAWRAFLTERTYARAGLVRPSSVPVSAAWWYTHQRLRRAYFTLERVRKAGHLFTWLEQARPGEVLPRTTSPLEGGVNAGLKELFRSHRGIPRHRAPVAAAWYFRSLSVDTRPASELIRAEHYQAREDTIAGVEEVIGPELWGHGFSWEDGNGTQQGWAGRP from the coding sequence ATGCCCCTTCCCGCGAATCGGCCCCGTTGTGGTGTATGCGCCCAGACCCTGATCAAGAACGGCACGACCAGCGCAGGACGCCCGCGCTACCGATGCTCATCCTGCGGAGCGTCCACCACCCCAGCCCGCCGGGGTGACCTGACGCGGGCCCACCAGATCCACCGCTTCGAGGACTGGCTCCTTGGACGTACGACCCAGGGCGAGCACGGGCCCGCTCGCACCTTCCGCCGCCAGCATGCCTGGTGCTGGAACGTGGCCCCGGAACCAGTACTGACCGGGGAAGTCCACCGGGTGCTGATGCTGGATGGGACGTACTTCAACACCTGGTGCGCGCTCGTGGCCTACACCGGTGAGCATGTCGTGGCGTGGCAGTTCTGCGACCGGGAGAAGCGCGCGTCATGGGCCGCGCTGCTGGAGATGATCCCGGCCCCGGACATCGTCATCGTCGATGGGAACGCCGCGGCTCTGACCGTGATCGGCGAGCTGTGGCCCGCCACCCGGGTTCAACGGTGTCTCTTTCATCTGCTTCACCGGGTGGATGAGCATCTCACTCGCCGGCCCGTGCTACAGGCAGGGCGGCAACTTCGGTCGCTGGCCCGGGCGTTGCCGAAGGTCTCCTCCCTGGACCAGGCGGCCTCGTGGGAGGCTTCGTTGGCCGCGTGGCATGGGGCCTGGCGGGCGTTTCTGACGGAGCGCACGTACGCCCGTGCTGGCCTGGTGAGGCCCTCGAGCGTGCCTGTGAGCGCGGCGTGGTGGTACACGCATCAGCGTCTTCGGCGGGCGTATTTCACCCTAGAGCGCGTGCGCAAAGCCGGGCATCTCTTCACGTGGTTGGAACAAGCCAGGCCCGGGGAAGTGCTGCCGCGTACGACAAGTCCGCTCGAGGGTGGGGTCAATGCCGGGCTCAAGGAGCTCTTCCGGTCACATCGCGGGATCCCCAGGCACCGGGCCCCCGTGGCGGCGGCCTGGTATTTCCGGTCCTTGAGCGTGGACACTCGACCAGCGAGCGAGCTCATCCGCGCCGAGCACTACCAGGCCCGGGAGGACACCATCGCGGGCGTCGAGGAGGTCATCGGGCCCGAGCTGTGGGGCCACGGGTTCAGCTGGGAGGACGGGAACGGAACCCAGCAAGGGTGGGCAGGACGGCCATGA
- a CDS encoding acyl-CoA dehydrogenase family protein gives MSSADPSPAIRLGTAEAPSERIALLNEAWPGLAGAPFGEIWGVLAEIAEADLGAARMVEPHLDALSILSQAPEPRPAVPDGSTWGVFAAEAPGSRLEAHRQEDGSWALTGVKPWCSLAGELSHAIVTAHVKGGRQAFAVALQGPGVTPLEDAWPSRGLSEIPSGPVEFTGAPAEPVGGTDWYLTRPGFAWGGIGVAACWLGGATGLARAAVTAAQTKPEGPDTAVLAALAGRIDVEILTACTLLRAAARVAEGHEPCPDAAEWTYALRVRTAVHRAATTVQALSRELAGPALLTGNAAFAKADADLTVYASQHHGTRDEAALGRTLLSGGPTW, from the coding sequence ATGTCGAGCGCCGATCCATCCCCTGCCATTCGTCTAGGCACAGCTGAGGCCCCTTCCGAGCGCATTGCGCTCCTCAACGAGGCCTGGCCGGGCCTCGCGGGCGCACCCTTCGGCGAGATCTGGGGCGTCCTGGCCGAGATCGCCGAGGCAGACCTGGGCGCGGCCCGCATGGTCGAGCCCCACCTCGACGCCCTGAGCATCCTGTCCCAGGCCCCCGAGCCGCGCCCGGCCGTCCCGGACGGCTCCACGTGGGGCGTCTTCGCCGCCGAGGCCCCCGGCTCCCGCCTCGAGGCGCACCGGCAGGAGGACGGGTCCTGGGCCCTGACCGGTGTCAAGCCCTGGTGCTCCCTGGCCGGCGAGTTGAGCCACGCCATCGTGACGGCGCACGTCAAGGGCGGCCGCCAGGCGTTCGCCGTCGCCCTCCAGGGGCCGGGGGTGACGCCGCTGGAGGATGCGTGGCCGAGCCGCGGGCTCTCGGAGATCCCCAGCGGGCCCGTGGAGTTCACGGGCGCCCCCGCAGAGCCCGTCGGCGGCACGGACTGGTACCTGACGCGGCCCGGATTCGCCTGGGGCGGGATCGGGGTGGCTGCATGCTGGCTCGGCGGGGCAACGGGTCTGGCCCGGGCCGCCGTGACCGCCGCGCAGACCAAGCCGGAAGGTCCAGACACGGCCGTGCTGGCGGCGCTGGCCGGACGGATCGACGTCGAGATTCTCACCGCCTGCACCCTCCTGCGCGCCGCCGCTCGCGTGGCCGAGGGCCACGAGCCCTGCCCAGATGCCGCCGAGTGGACCTATGCCCTGCGCGTGCGCACCGCCGTCCACCGCGCCGCGACCACCGTCCAAGCCCTCAGCCGCGAGCTCGCGGGCCCGGCGCTCCTCACCGGCAACGCGGCGTTCGCGAAGGCTGACGCCGACCTCACCGTCTACGCGAGCCAGCACCACGGCACACGAGACGAGGCCGCCCTCGGCCGCACCCTCCTCTCAGGAGGCCCCACGTGGTGA
- a CDS encoding bifunctional PIG-L family deacetylase/class I SAM-dependent methyltransferase, which translates to MVTFHHTDASTPEESWLDAGVGQLPLLDARLLAGASRVVVLAAHPDDELLGCAALLAETERLGVDTVAILFTGGENSHPRSPTVTPEQLAELRAAEFEALSGALFPSARTVHPGLTDGRVAESPEAVRDALDAALAGCDAARAVVVSPRHDDGHPDHETLGEAALAAGRALGATVLEYPIWYWHWAGPEDARWRSWVRLPDPAGLDRDALWALYPTQTRPLSPAPGDEAIVQPDFLAHFLRGFETFEVTQTDRNEAAQAHRDEAALAHPDAARVFDQVHQDDDPWRTYTSAYEARKRATLIGLLKEARGGRVPGSDESELGRGAGADDGGSDGASADADRPYARAFEIGCSVGALTGDLTRISERVLAVDASAEALEQAQAKQGGRAGVEFRQMLVPESWPEGSFDLIVLSETGYYLTEADLRATFAKIAASASGGGAVVALCHWRGDIEGWPLDAAAVHRMARETWPGERVASHEDPDFLIDLFDIAGPSGR; encoded by the coding sequence GTGGTGACCTTCCACCACACTGACGCCTCCACGCCCGAGGAGTCCTGGCTTGACGCGGGCGTGGGGCAGCTCCCACTCCTGGACGCGCGGCTCCTGGCTGGCGCCTCACGCGTCGTCGTCCTCGCGGCCCACCCGGACGACGAGCTGCTCGGCTGCGCCGCCCTCCTCGCAGAGACCGAGCGGCTGGGCGTGGACACCGTGGCGATCCTCTTCACGGGCGGCGAGAACTCCCACCCCCGCTCCCCCACGGTGACGCCGGAGCAGCTCGCGGAGCTGCGCGCGGCGGAGTTCGAGGCCCTCTCGGGCGCGCTCTTCCCCTCGGCCCGGACCGTGCACCCGGGGCTGACGGACGGGCGCGTGGCCGAGTCCCCGGAGGCCGTCCGCGACGCCCTGGACGCCGCGCTGGCGGGGTGCGACGCCGCGCGGGCCGTCGTCGTCTCCCCGCGCCACGACGACGGGCACCCGGACCACGAGACCCTCGGCGAGGCGGCCCTGGCCGCCGGGCGCGCTCTCGGCGCCACGGTCCTCGAGTACCCCATCTGGTACTGGCACTGGGCGGGCCCCGAGGACGCGCGCTGGCGCTCGTGGGTGCGTCTGCCGGACCCAGCGGGCCTGGACCGCGACGCCCTGTGGGCGCTCTACCCCACGCAGACGCGGCCGCTCTCGCCTGCGCCGGGAGACGAGGCCATCGTCCAGCCAGACTTCCTCGCGCACTTCCTGCGCGGATTCGAGACCTTCGAGGTCACGCAGACGGACCGGAATGAGGCCGCGCAGGCGCACCGGGATGAGGCCGCGCTGGCGCACCCGGACGCGGCGCGCGTCTTTGATCAAGTCCATCAGGACGACGACCCCTGGCGGACCTATACCTCCGCATACGAGGCGCGCAAGCGCGCCACCCTGATCGGGCTGCTCAAGGAGGCCCGCGGCGGGCGGGTGCCGGGCTCCGACGAGTCCGAGCTGGGCCGCGGTGCCGGTGCGGATGACGGTGGGAGTGACGGCGCCTCCGCCGATGCGGACAGGCCGTATGCGCGCGCCTTCGAGATCGGCTGCTCGGTGGGCGCGCTCACCGGGGACCTGACCCGGATCAGCGAGCGCGTCCTCGCCGTGGACGCGAGCGCCGAGGCCCTTGAGCAGGCCCAGGCCAAGCAGGGCGGCCGTGCGGGCGTCGAGTTCCGCCAGATGCTCGTGCCGGAGTCCTGGCCGGAGGGGTCGTTCGACCTCATCGTGCTCTCGGAGACTGGGTATTACCTCACCGAGGCCGACCTGCGCGCGACGTTCGCGAAGATCGCGGCGTCCGCGTCCGGCGGCGGCGCCGTCGTCGCCCTCTGCCACTGGCGAGGCGACATTGAGGGGTGGCCGCTGGACGCCGCGGCCGTCCACCGGATGGCGCGCGAGACGTGGCCCGGAGAGCGGGTGGCGTCCCACGAGGACCCCGATTTCCTCATCGACCTCTTCGATATCGCGGGCCCCAGTGGACGCTGA
- a CDS encoding glycosyltransferase, whose protein sequence is MDADAPRRGEGRTPGSGRNLSGGRLLGVVIPARDEESGVGATLRSVLDSLDAAEAATAAEAGRPGSEPALACHVVCVVDGGEDATLDIARRIAADDPRIEVLAQTSSGVGAARRAGCERVFAWASQVSGSPVPPRLWIGTTDADSLVPRGWASAHLGSEAAGEDMLVGMVRPDENGADPELIAAWHRLHPATEGHPFVFGANLGFRAAAYRAVGGFSAVKHGEDVGLVAAFETAGARIRRSPVPCVTTSARLAGRVEDGFSTYVRELASTLPAGAEAGRAGCPPAELRHA, encoded by the coding sequence GTGGACGCTGACGCACCCAGGCGCGGCGAGGGCCGGACGCCCGGCTCGGGCAGAAACCTCAGCGGGGGCCGGCTCCTCGGCGTCGTCATCCCGGCCAGGGACGAGGAGTCAGGCGTGGGCGCGACACTCCGCTCCGTCCTGGACTCGCTCGACGCGGCGGAGGCGGCGACCGCCGCCGAGGCAGGGCGGCCCGGCAGCGAGCCGGCCCTCGCGTGCCACGTGGTCTGCGTGGTGGACGGCGGGGAGGACGCGACCCTGGACATCGCGCGGCGGATCGCGGCCGACGACCCCCGCATCGAGGTCCTGGCCCAGACGTCTTCCGGCGTGGGCGCCGCGCGGCGCGCCGGCTGCGAGCGGGTGTTCGCGTGGGCCAGCCAGGTGTCCGGCTCGCCCGTGCCTCCGCGCCTGTGGATAGGGACGACGGACGCCGACAGCCTCGTCCCCCGCGGCTGGGCGTCGGCCCATCTGGGCAGCGAGGCGGCGGGCGAGGACATGCTCGTCGGCATGGTCCGCCCTGACGAGAACGGGGCCGATCCCGAGCTCATCGCCGCCTGGCACCGCCTGCACCCCGCCACGGAGGGGCACCCGTTCGTCTTCGGCGCGAACTTGGGCTTCCGAGCCGCGGCCTACCGGGCCGTGGGCGGCTTCTCCGCCGTGAAGCACGGGGAGGACGTGGGCCTCGTGGCGGCCTTCGAGACGGCCGGCGCCCGCATCCGCCGCTCCCCCGTGCCGTGTGTGACAACCTCCGCGAGGCTCGCGGGCCGGGTCGAGGACGGGTTCAGCACTTACGTGCGGGAGCTGGCGTCGACCCTGCCTGCGGGGGCCGAGGCGGGGCGGGCGGGCTGCCCGCCTGCCGAACTGCGCCATGCATGA
- a CDS encoding CitMHS family transporter, which translates to MLVLLGFIMIAVFMTLIMTKKLTPVLALIIVPTVFGLFAGAGLGIGDMVMTSMKSMTSTAALLMFAIMYFGLMIDVGLFDRLVDFIQRISGNDPMKIVVGTAVLAAAVSLDGDGSTTFILTTAALLPIYRRLRMSPVVLTVVAAMANATMNIIPWGGPTARAATALHLSVTDVFVPLVPAMAVTMLCVFAFSWHLGILERRRLKAAYPDAWSGNLLDDSRLPALDLVDERDTVMADNALDPNRSTLRPKLFWFNLLLTLAIMVLLVVDVLPLPYIFMVGVAVAIVVNFPSPKEQLERVTEHGRSIVAVVGMVMAAAVLTGVLSGTGMVDAMAHWLVDVIPTEWGPHLPLITGLLSIPLTFLMSNDAFYFGILPILAQTASQFGVDPASMARASLTGQPFHLQSPLVPAILLLVSLAGVELGDHHKKVLWRCVVLSLVMLGVAILTGAIVTG; encoded by the coding sequence ATGCTCGTCCTCCTCGGCTTCATCATGATCGCCGTCTTCATGACGCTCATCATGACCAAGAAGCTGACGCCTGTCCTGGCGCTCATCATCGTCCCGACGGTCTTCGGCCTCTTCGCGGGCGCCGGCCTCGGAATCGGCGACATGGTCATGACGTCCATGAAGTCGATGACCTCCACCGCGGCCCTCTTGATGTTCGCGATCATGTACTTCGGTCTCATGATCGACGTCGGCCTCTTCGACCGCCTCGTCGACTTCATCCAGCGGATCTCCGGCAACGACCCCATGAAGATCGTCGTCGGCACAGCGGTCCTGGCGGCAGCGGTCTCCCTTGACGGTGACGGCTCGACGACGTTCATCCTCACCACGGCCGCGCTCCTGCCGATCTACCGGCGTCTGCGCATGAGCCCCGTGGTCCTCACCGTCGTGGCGGCCATGGCCAACGCCACGATGAACATCATCCCGTGGGGCGGCCCCACCGCCCGCGCGGCGACGGCCCTGCACTTGTCCGTCACAGACGTGTTCGTGCCGCTCGTGCCTGCCATGGCCGTGACCATGCTCTGCGTCTTCGCGTTCTCGTGGCACCTCGGCATCCTCGAGCGCCGCCGCCTCAAGGCCGCCTACCCGGACGCGTGGAGCGGCAACCTCCTCGACGACTCGCGCCTGCCCGCCCTGGACCTCGTCGACGAGCGGGACACGGTCATGGCCGACAACGCGCTCGACCCGAACCGCTCCACCCTGAGGCCCAAGCTCTTCTGGTTCAACCTCCTGCTGACGCTCGCGATCATGGTCCTCCTTGTCGTGGACGTCCTCCCGCTGCCGTACATCTTCATGGTCGGTGTGGCCGTGGCGATCGTCGTCAACTTCCCCAGCCCGAAGGAGCAGCTCGAGCGCGTCACGGAGCACGGCCGGTCCATCGTGGCCGTCGTCGGCATGGTCATGGCGGCCGCCGTCCTGACGGGCGTGCTGAGCGGCACGGGCATGGTGGACGCCATGGCCCACTGGCTCGTCGACGTCATCCCCACCGAGTGGGGCCCGCACCTGCCGCTCATCACGGGCCTGCTGTCCATCCCGCTGACGTTCCTCATGAGCAACGACGCGTTCTACTTCGGCATCCTCCCGATCCTGGCGCAGACCGCCTCGCAGTTCGGCGTGGACCCGGCCTCCATGGCCCGCGCCTCCCTGACGGGCCAGCCGTTCCACCTCCAGTCGCCCCTCGTCCCGGCGATCCTCCTTCTCGTCTCCCTCGCGGGCGTCGAGCTCGGCGATCACCACAAGAAGGTCCTCTGGCGCTGCGTGGTCCTCTCCCTCGTCATGCTGGGCGTGGCCATCCTCACCGGGGCCATCGTCACCGGCTAG